Proteins co-encoded in one Cytophaga hutchinsonii ATCC 33406 genomic window:
- a CDS encoding TetR/AcrR family transcriptional regulator: protein MKELSKSDRTRQFIIESTAPVFNVKGLAGTSLTDLTEATNLTKGSIYGNFENKEAVAIAAFDYNWGHVKSVLTAKVQACNTYKEMLLVYSSMYNDADGSLFPVGGCPLLNTTIEADDTHDALRKKAGEAILSWKKNLVTIIKKGIQAKEFRPDTDVTKIAFSMIALVEGAILIHRATKNRAYSDYVFESLEDLIAGIEVKKK, encoded by the coding sequence ATGAAAGAACTTTCTAAATCAGATCGTACGAGACAATTTATTATTGAATCAACTGCCCCTGTTTTTAATGTAAAGGGTTTAGCGGGAACTTCTCTGACAGACCTCACCGAGGCTACAAATTTAACCAAAGGCAGTATCTACGGGAATTTTGAAAATAAAGAAGCAGTCGCTATTGCAGCCTTTGATTATAACTGGGGACATGTAAAAAGTGTGCTTACAGCAAAAGTGCAAGCGTGTAACACATACAAAGAAATGCTGCTTGTCTACAGCAGTATGTATAATGATGCAGACGGCAGTTTGTTTCCGGTGGGCGGCTGTCCGCTGCTGAATACAACGATTGAGGCAGACGATACACATGATGCATTAAGAAAGAAAGCCGGAGAGGCTATTTTAAGCTGGAAAAAAAATCTGGTAACAATTATTAAAAAAGGGATTCAGGCAAAAGAATTCAGGCCGGATACAGATGTAACTAAAATTGCTTTTTCCATGATCGCTTTGGTTGAAGGAGCTATCTTAATTCACCGGGCAACAAAAAACCGTGCGTATTCTGATTATGTTTTTGAAAGCCTGGAAGATCTGATTGCCGGAATTGAAGTAAAGAAAAAATAA
- the fabF gene encoding beta-ketoacyl-ACP synthase II, with translation MIKRVVVTGIGALTPIGNNTESFWNSLISGTSGAAPITKFDASKFKTRFACELKNFDPVNFMEKSEARKYDLFTQYALIAVEEAVQHAQINFETLNRNRIGVIWGSGNGGIGTFQEQVTEFVKGDGTPRFNPFFIPKMILDIAAGVISIKYGLRGANFATVSACATSNTAIIEAFNHIRWGKADMIITGGSEAPINEVSVGGFNASRALSTLNENPSIASRPFDTNRDGFVMGEGAGALILESYESAVKRNAPILAEVVGGGMAADAYHLTGTHPEGEGAYLGMLEALAEANISAADIDYVNAHATSTPQGDISEMKAIERVFGASTKLHVSATKSMTGHLLGAAGAVEAIACIKAVQHNIIPPTINTMEIDAAINPSFQFTLGEAHHKTVHYAMSNTFGFGGHIATAIFKKYEE, from the coding sequence ATGATCAAACGAGTTGTTGTAACAGGAATAGGCGCATTGACACCTATCGGTAATAATACAGAAAGTTTCTGGAATTCCTTAATCAGCGGAACAAGCGGAGCTGCACCGATCACAAAATTTGATGCTTCTAAATTTAAAACACGGTTTGCCTGTGAGCTGAAAAACTTTGATCCGGTAAATTTTATGGAAAAAAGTGAAGCAAGAAAATACGATTTGTTCACGCAGTATGCATTGATTGCAGTTGAAGAAGCTGTACAACATGCTCAGATCAATTTTGAAACATTAAACAGAAACCGTATTGGTGTAATCTGGGGAAGCGGCAATGGAGGGATTGGTACGTTTCAGGAACAGGTAACGGAATTTGTAAAAGGAGATGGTACGCCACGTTTCAATCCATTCTTCATTCCTAAAATGATCCTGGATATTGCTGCCGGTGTTATCTCCATTAAATATGGTTTACGCGGGGCAAACTTTGCTACGGTATCAGCCTGCGCCACATCCAACACGGCTATTATTGAAGCATTCAATCACATACGCTGGGGTAAAGCAGATATGATTATTACAGGTGGTTCTGAAGCGCCGATCAATGAAGTTTCGGTAGGCGGCTTTAATGCGTCGCGTGCTTTATCTACATTAAATGAAAATCCGTCTATCGCATCCCGTCCGTTTGATACAAACCGCGATGGATTTGTAATGGGCGAAGGAGCTGGTGCGCTTATTCTTGAAAGTTATGAAAGTGCCGTGAAACGTAATGCTCCTATATTAGCTGAAGTTGTAGGTGGCGGTATGGCAGCCGATGCGTATCACTTAACGGGTACACATCCGGAAGGGGAAGGGGCATATCTTGGGATGCTGGAAGCTCTGGCGGAAGCAAACATTAGCGCGGCTGACATTGATTATGTAAACGCACACGCAACGTCTACCCCGCAAGGAGATATCAGTGAAATGAAAGCGATTGAACGTGTATTCGGTGCTTCAACAAAATTACATGTAAGTGCTACCAAATCTATGACAGGCCATTTGCTGGGCGCAGCCGGTGCGGTAGAAGCTATTGCATGTATCAAAGCTGTTCAGCACAATATTATTCCGCCTACTATCAACACCATGGAGATTGATGCGGCTATTAATCCGTCGTTTCAGTTTACGTTAGGGGAAGCGCATCATAAAACGGTTCATTATGCCATGAGTAATACGTTTGGCTTCGGCGGACATATTGCTACTGCGATCTTTAAAAAATATGAAGAATAA
- a CDS encoding DUF2798 domain-containing protein — translation MKKRDLHRKIIFALLMGVVTTGIISFTLISINIGYTDKFLSVWFRSWSIAYVVVIPSILIIGAQIQKIVDRILPVEKQ, via the coding sequence ATGAAAAAAAGAGATTTACATCGGAAAATTATATTTGCCTTACTTATGGGTGTGGTAACTACAGGTATTATTTCATTCACACTGATTTCCATTAATATCGGTTATACAGATAAATTTCTATCGGTGTGGTTCAGATCATGGAGTATTGCTTATGTGGTAGTTATTCCATCAATACTTATTATAGGTGCACAAATACAAAAAATAGTTGATCGTATTCTTCCGGTTGAAAAACAGTAA
- a CDS encoding PIG-L family deacetylase, with amino-acid sequence MKRIFLLFLCSVIGCNTLQAQSPTVNSSDILQKLQKLNTVGSVLYVAAHPDDENTRLLPYLSYERKLRTAYLSLTRGDGGQNLIGKEQGEPLGLIRTQELLGARRIDGAEQFFTRANDFGFSKNPDETFGFWNKDSILADVVWVIRNFKPDVIITRFPTTGEGGHGHHTASAILAIEAFTAAADPTRFPEQLKYTTVWQAKRIFWNTFSFGTINTTSENQIKIDIGGFNPLLGKSYGELSSENRSMHKSQGFGTAKTRGQTIEYFKQLGGDSAKKDLFENINISWSRFPATAKFSKTIEKILAKYNTQQPELIVTDLVALYKQLQALPETDATLAVWKREKISEVQALLIACSGLWMEAYAADYIAIPGNEIQTTLQIINRNKTAVTLKNIHFIGQDSSLALALKTNELYTFKHKEKLAATYPYANPYWLNEKHSSGLYSVSNPLLIGKAENDAAASVSFQLQIEDLLLTVNRPVVYKYTDPVKGEIYRPLEVLPVATVNLAERVYAFNDTIARNVQFVVKANQANISGTLQWTLPEGWKATCLNPDVVLKEKGEEVIVNVLVQPVKGCVNGKIAASLKIGTANFNKSITRIEYDHIPYQFILSDAESNLVYIDLKTAGKNIGYIPGAGDDVVACLKQVGYTVTILTDDLLDKGNLSGFDAIVSGIRAYNTNDRLQVYYKTLMQYVEQGGNLIVQYNTNNRIGPLLAKIGPYPFTISRERVTDELAEIRILQPANVVFNYPNKIVAADFNGWVQERGIYFASEMDAHYQTLLSMNDPTEKPNEGSLIVSKYGKGNFVYTGLVFFRELPAGVPGAYRLFVNILSIPQNN; translated from the coding sequence ATGAAAAGAATATTCTTACTTTTCCTTTGCAGCGTGATTGGCTGCAATACGCTTCAGGCACAATCACCAACTGTTAATTCTTCTGATATTCTTCAAAAACTTCAAAAACTGAATACGGTTGGTTCTGTATTATATGTTGCCGCACATCCGGACGATGAGAACACCCGTCTCCTGCCCTATCTTTCCTATGAACGCAAATTACGCACAGCGTATTTATCGCTTACGCGCGGTGACGGCGGCCAAAACCTGATCGGCAAAGAACAAGGAGAACCGCTTGGACTTATCCGTACACAGGAATTACTAGGAGCCCGTCGCATTGATGGTGCAGAACAGTTTTTCACCCGTGCAAATGATTTTGGTTTTTCTAAAAATCCGGATGAAACATTTGGCTTCTGGAACAAAGACAGTATTCTTGCAGATGTTGTCTGGGTGATCCGTAATTTCAAACCCGACGTAATTATTACACGTTTCCCTACTACAGGAGAAGGTGGTCACGGCCATCACACAGCTTCGGCTATTCTTGCGATAGAAGCGTTTACAGCAGCAGCTGATCCGACACGTTTTCCCGAACAATTAAAATACACAACGGTGTGGCAGGCAAAACGCATCTTCTGGAATACGTTCAGTTTTGGCACAATCAATACAACTTCTGAAAACCAGATCAAAATTGATATCGGCGGTTTTAATCCGTTACTCGGAAAATCCTATGGAGAACTTTCTTCTGAAAACAGATCGATGCATAAAAGCCAGGGCTTTGGAACAGCCAAAACACGCGGCCAGACAATCGAATACTTCAAACAACTTGGCGGGGACTCTGCCAAAAAAGATCTGTTTGAAAATATCAACATCAGCTGGAGCCGTTTTCCTGCAACCGCAAAGTTTTCAAAAACAATTGAAAAGATCCTTGCCAAATACAATACACAGCAGCCTGAGTTAATTGTAACCGATCTGGTTGCACTTTACAAACAATTACAAGCCTTACCTGAAACCGATGCAACACTTGCTGTATGGAAACGCGAAAAAATTTCTGAAGTACAAGCGTTATTGATTGCTTGCTCCGGCCTTTGGATGGAAGCGTATGCAGCAGATTATATTGCTATTCCAGGAAATGAAATTCAAACAACCCTGCAGATTATCAATCGAAATAAAACGGCTGTTACATTAAAGAACATTCATTTTATCGGCCAGGATTCCAGCCTTGCTCTTGCACTGAAAACAAATGAACTGTATACATTCAAACACAAGGAAAAACTTGCTGCAACGTATCCGTACGCAAACCCTTATTGGCTGAATGAAAAGCACAGCAGCGGATTGTATTCCGTAAGCAATCCATTATTAATAGGTAAAGCTGAAAATGATGCTGCAGCCAGTGTCAGCTTTCAGTTACAGATAGAGGATCTGCTTCTTACTGTAAACAGACCAGTTGTATACAAATATACGGATCCGGTAAAAGGTGAAATCTACCGTCCGCTGGAAGTGCTTCCGGTTGCTACGGTAAACCTTGCTGAACGGGTATATGCCTTTAATGATACTATAGCCAGAAACGTTCAGTTTGTGGTTAAAGCCAACCAGGCCAACATAAGCGGAACGCTGCAATGGACCTTACCGGAAGGCTGGAAAGCAACGTGTCTGAATCCGGATGTTGTATTGAAAGAAAAAGGAGAAGAAGTAATTGTCAATGTATTGGTTCAACCGGTTAAGGGATGTGTAAATGGCAAAATTGCAGCGTCATTAAAAATAGGTACAGCGAATTTTAATAAAAGCATTACACGCATTGAATACGATCACATTCCATATCAATTTATTTTAAGCGATGCAGAATCAAATCTTGTTTACATTGACTTGAAGACTGCCGGTAAAAATATTGGTTATATTCCGGGAGCAGGCGACGATGTGGTAGCATGCCTGAAGCAGGTTGGTTATACCGTTACTATTTTAACAGACGATTTGCTTGACAAAGGAAATTTAAGCGGCTTTGATGCCATTGTTTCCGGTATCCGGGCGTACAATACCAACGACCGTTTACAAGTATATTATAAAACCTTGATGCAGTATGTTGAACAAGGCGGAAACTTAATTGTTCAATACAACACGAATAACCGCATCGGTCCCTTGCTGGCGAAGATCGGGCCGTATCCGTTTACCATTTCAAGGGAACGGGTAACAGATGAGTTGGCAGAAATACGTATTCTTCAACCAGCCAATGTTGTATTTAATTATCCGAATAAAATTGTTGCAGCTGATTTTAATGGCTGGGTACAGGAACGTGGAATTTACTTTGCTTCAGAGATGGATGCACATTATCAAACGTTACTTTCCATGAACGACCCGACAGAAAAACCTAATGAAGGAAGTTTGATTGTGAGTAAATATGGCAAAGGCAATTTCGTTTATACAGGTCTTGTGTTCTTCCGTGAGCTGCCGGCAGGTGTTCCGGGTGCTTACCGTTTATTTGTAAATATCTTAAGCATTCCACAAAACAACTAA
- a CDS encoding sodium:solute symporter, whose amino-acid sequence MSIIDWCVLGLTIISIVAYGLWKSRGAKNIEGYLLADQELPWYQVGLSVMATQASAITFISLPGQAYNDGMGFVQLYFGLPIATVILCKTFIPIFRTLNVYTAYEYLENRFDSKTRSLTAFLFLLQRGLSTGITIYAPSIILSSILGIHITYTTLFTGGIVISYIVYGGTKAVAYTQMFQMAIIFSGLFVAAFMVVHLLPAQIGFIDSLYLAGKMDKLNAINTGFDMKDQYNIWSGLLGGFFLQLSYLGTDQSQVGRYLTGKSIKESRLGLVMNSVVKIPMQFSILLIGILVFVFYQFNTPPLFFNKTEVARIEGSRYAPEYKALEEEHIRAYEQKKIHAAALITAMDRKDEQSINAAQFNLHTDDTITRSLKNKAILLMAKNNSLSDPNDTNYVFLSFVTKYLPVGLVGLLIAIILLASMGSTASGINSLASTSIIDFYKRFVNKAADENTYLSASRWATAAWGVFCVLVALYAGKLGNLIEAVNKLGSLFYGNILGIFLVAFYLKMVKGTAVFYAAIITEIIIIAIWMKDWMAYLWLNAVGCVLLIFIAWIMQLVLPTKKIS is encoded by the coding sequence ATGAGTATTATTGACTGGTGTGTCTTAGGTCTTACAATCATTAGTATTGTTGCGTATGGTTTATGGAAAAGCAGAGGCGCAAAAAATATTGAAGGGTATTTATTAGCAGACCAGGAACTGCCCTGGTACCAGGTTGGCTTATCTGTAATGGCTACGCAGGCGAGTGCCATTACCTTTATTTCTCTACCCGGCCAGGCATATAACGATGGTATGGGGTTTGTACAGCTGTATTTTGGTTTACCCATTGCAACGGTGATTCTATGTAAAACCTTTATACCAATTTTCCGAACACTGAATGTATATACGGCATACGAATATCTGGAAAACCGTTTTGACAGCAAGACCCGCTCGCTGACTGCATTTTTATTCCTGCTGCAGCGCGGCCTGTCAACAGGTATTACCATTTATGCACCTTCCATTATTCTATCTTCCATATTAGGCATTCACATCACGTACACAACACTTTTTACAGGCGGTATTGTAATCAGCTACATTGTATATGGCGGCACTAAAGCTGTTGCATACACACAAATGTTCCAGATGGCAATTATCTTTTCAGGTTTGTTTGTAGCAGCCTTTATGGTCGTTCATTTATTACCCGCACAAATTGGTTTTATTGATTCCTTATACCTTGCGGGAAAGATGGATAAATTGAACGCCATCAATACAGGTTTTGATATGAAAGATCAATACAATATCTGGTCAGGACTGCTCGGAGGTTTCTTTTTACAACTCTCTTACCTGGGCACAGATCAGTCACAGGTAGGGCGCTACCTGACAGGTAAATCGATTAAAGAAAGCAGGCTGGGTTTAGTGATGAATAGCGTGGTCAAAATTCCGATGCAGTTTTCCATCTTACTGATCGGCATTTTGGTTTTTGTGTTTTACCAGTTCAATACACCTCCGTTGTTTTTTAACAAAACAGAAGTAGCGCGTATTGAAGGGAGCCGCTATGCGCCGGAATATAAAGCCCTGGAAGAGGAACATATACGCGCGTACGAACAAAAGAAAATACATGCGGCAGCATTGATCACTGCGATGGACCGCAAGGATGAACAATCAATCAATGCAGCACAATTCAATCTGCACACAGATGACACAATCACGCGTTCATTAAAAAATAAAGCCATTCTATTGATGGCTAAAAATAATTCCTTATCCGACCCCAACGATACCAATTATGTTTTCCTGAGCTTTGTTACCAAATACCTTCCAGTTGGTTTGGTTGGTTTATTGATCGCTATCATTTTATTAGCATCCATGGGCTCTACAGCAAGCGGCATCAATTCGCTGGCCTCAACAAGCATCATCGATTTCTATAAACGTTTCGTTAACAAAGCAGCGGATGAAAACACCTACTTAAGTGCTTCGCGTTGGGCAACCGCTGCATGGGGCGTATTTTGCGTATTGGTTGCTTTATATGCCGGCAAATTAGGGAACCTGATAGAAGCTGTAAATAAATTAGGTTCGTTGTTTTACGGCAACATCCTTGGAATATTTTTAGTAGCCTTTTACTTAAAAATGGTAAAAGGCACCGCTGTATTTTATGCCGCAATCATTACTGAAATAATTATTATCGCTATCTGGATGAAAGACTGGATGGCCTACCTCTGGCTGAACGCTGTTGGCTGTGTCTTATTGATCTTCATTGCGTGGATCATGCAATTGGTATTACCGACGAAAAAAATATCGTGA
- a CDS encoding c-type cytochrome, whose product MKKVFRIVLYVFGAIILLVTGLLTYVKTALPDVGSAPQITIKATPERIERGRYLSNSVSVCMDCHSTRDWSRFSGPADSTSWGKGGEIFDQKFGFPGIFYSKNITPAALSSWTDGEIYRAITSGVSKDGSALFPVMPHPNYGKMATEDIYSIIAYLRTLAPIENNVPESKPDFPMNFIINTIPSKAEPHAIPDKKAQVAYGKYLLNAAACAECHTKQDNGRKIAGMEFAGGFEFPITGGILRSSNITPDAETGIGDWNEAAFINRFKMYADSLYTPAKVSPTEYNTIMPWMMYAKMTREDLGAIYAYLKTVKPVSNNVEKFTSKK is encoded by the coding sequence ATGAAAAAAGTTTTTCGAATTGTCCTCTATGTATTCGGAGCAATCATTTTATTAGTAACCGGTCTTCTCACATATGTAAAAACTGCTCTTCCCGATGTCGGCTCTGCACCACAGATTACCATTAAAGCAACACCGGAAAGGATTGAGCGTGGCCGGTACCTTTCAAATTCTGTCAGTGTTTGCATGGATTGCCACTCAACCCGCGATTGGTCGCGCTTTTCCGGCCCTGCAGATTCAACAAGCTGGGGTAAAGGCGGAGAAATATTCGATCAGAAATTCGGTTTCCCCGGTATATTTTATTCTAAAAACATCACCCCGGCCGCGCTATCCAGCTGGACAGACGGTGAAATCTATCGTGCAATTACTTCCGGCGTAAGTAAAGACGGTTCTGCATTATTTCCTGTTATGCCTCACCCCAATTATGGTAAGATGGCTACGGAAGATATTTATTCCATCATTGCTTATTTAAGAACATTGGCTCCCATTGAAAATAACGTTCCTGAATCAAAACCTGATTTCCCGATGAATTTTATTATCAATACAATTCCTTCAAAAGCAGAACCACACGCCATACCAGACAAAAAAGCTCAGGTTGCATACGGCAAGTATTTATTAAACGCTGCGGCATGCGCAGAATGCCATACCAAACAGGACAACGGCCGGAAGATCGCAGGTATGGAATTTGCGGGCGGATTTGAATTCCCTATTACAGGAGGTATACTACGCTCTTCAAACATTACACCGGATGCAGAAACAGGTATCGGTGACTGGAATGAAGCCGCATTCATAAACCGTTTTAAAATGTATGCAGACAGTTTGTATACTCCCGCTAAGGTTAGCCCTACTGAATACAATACGATTATGCCCTGGATGATGTATGCAAAAATGACGCGTGAAGATCTGGGCGCAATCTATGCTTACCTTAAAACAGTAAAACCCGTTAGCAATAACGTTGAAAAATTTACATCTAAAAAATAA
- a CDS encoding DUF2911 domain-containing protein, whose amino-acid sequence MNKISLIAGAIALTLTTLVSQAQTLKTPAPSSSQTIKQGFGLGDITVDYSRPSVKGRTVYGDLVPFGKVWRTGANAATKITFSEDVKVEDKDVKAGTYAVYTIPNKDSWEFILYTDLTMGGNTSAYKAENEVLHVTVKPTALTSKVETFTINLADVTGTSATLELLWDKTRVPVRITTEIDAKVMKSIESTMAVDSRPYFQAANYYYENNKDLNQALVWINKAVEQNPKAFWMTMLKARIELKLNDKKAAIATAEKTAALATEAKNDDYVKMANDLIVEAKKK is encoded by the coding sequence ATGAATAAGATCTCTTTGATTGCAGGCGCAATCGCATTAACACTGACAACGCTTGTATCACAGGCACAAACATTAAAAACACCGGCTCCAAGTTCTTCTCAAACAATCAAACAAGGCTTTGGTCTTGGTGATATCACGGTAGATTATTCCCGCCCTTCTGTTAAAGGCCGTACGGTATATGGTGACCTCGTTCCATTTGGTAAAGTATGGAGAACCGGTGCAAACGCTGCTACAAAAATTACATTCTCTGAAGATGTAAAAGTAGAAGATAAAGATGTGAAAGCTGGTACATATGCTGTGTATACAATCCCGAACAAAGACAGCTGGGAATTTATCCTTTACACAGATTTAACTATGGGCGGAAACACATCTGCCTATAAAGCAGAAAATGAGGTATTGCATGTAACTGTAAAGCCGACAGCATTGACAAGCAAAGTTGAAACGTTCACAATCAACCTTGCTGATGTAACAGGAACTTCTGCTACATTAGAATTGCTTTGGGATAAAACACGTGTACCGGTTAGAATTACTACAGAAATTGATGCGAAAGTGATGAAAAGCATTGAGTCAACAATGGCTGTAGATTCACGTCCGTATTTTCAGGCAGCAAATTACTATTATGAAAATAATAAAGATCTGAATCAGGCATTGGTTTGGATTAACAAAGCTGTGGAACAAAATCCAAAAGCATTCTGGATGACAATGCTTAAAGCGCGTATTGAATTGAAATTAAACGATAAAAAAGCAGCGATTGCAACAGCAGAAAAAACTGCAGCGTTAGCAACAGAAGCTAAAAATGATGATTACGTTAAAATGGCTAATGACCTGATCGTTGAAGCGAAAAAGAAATAA